In [Mycobacterium] stephanolepidis, the genomic window CGGGATCGCGCCGTAGCCGCGAAGTTGTTCGTGTCGGGCCGCACTGGCGGTGGCGATCACGGTTGCGCCGCGGGCCTTGGCCAGTTGGGTGGCCAGCAGTCCCACGCCGCCCGCGGCACCGTGAATCAGAACGGTGTCTCCTTCGGTGACATTGGTGGCTTCCAATAGGTGGACCGCGGTCTGCCCGGTGAGGAGGAATCCGGCGGCCTCGTTGAACGACAGGCTTGTGGGCTTCTTGAACACCTGGTCCGCGGTGGTGATGATCTGGCCGGCATAGCCGCCGATCTGTCCGGCGGCGATGACGTCATCACCGGGTTGGAACCCGTCGACACCCGGGCCGACGGCGGCGACAGTTCCGGAGATCTCGAGGCCCAGACGCATGGGGATTGCGGCTGGGTCGGTGCCGAAGGCTCCCGAGTACAGCTTCCAGTCGATGGGATTGACGCCGGCGGCTTTGACGTCGATGAGCACTTG contains:
- a CDS encoding NADP-dependent oxidoreductase is translated as MTTTHAVVATAYGASDVLELREVPIDGPTDGQVLIDVKAAGVNPIDWKLYSGAFGTDPAAIPMRLGLEISGTVAAVGPGVDGFQPGDDVIAAGQIGGYAGQIITTADQVFKKPTSLSFNEAAGFLLTGQTAVHLLEATNVTEGDTVLIHGAAGGVGLLATQLAKARGATVIATASAARHEQLRGYGAIPVEYGPGLQDRVSAIGSVDAALDLVGTDEAADVSLALVADKDRIATIAGFGRAATDGFKALGGVPGADAGTEVRLAARPELIRLAGNGELKVTIDRTYPLAEARQAHEYVQTGHARGKIILLP